One genomic window of Mycteria americana isolate JAX WOST 10 ecotype Jacksonville Zoo and Gardens chromosome 6, USCA_MyAme_1.0, whole genome shotgun sequence includes the following:
- the PWWP2B gene encoding PWWP domain-containing protein 2B has protein sequence MAEAAAEAGAPSPRVGAWLPVLVEQMVNDTLVVTLSCGERRFTGVLLDCTKKSGLFCLPSSFPKHEDPPADACANGVADGGDAVQGETEPQPAGEKPPKGNGDEQVPPLLPPPPPGSLPPYPPYFEGAPFPRPLWLRHTYNQWVPQPPPRTIKRTRRRLSRNRDPGRLIMSTIRLRPRQVLCEKCKNTLNPEDANTARQNAKTRRKLSIQDKEQKKHSDSDYPEKRNKREKREDDKFSGELVHRTPVIKISYSTPQGKGEVVKIPSRVHGSVKPFCPERILQNGGEDQEETRDSERCRETKCLMDKSAGSQLASIPKLKLTRPVHSSADVPPPKIRLKPHRINDGQSVSIYKAELIDEINVLQNSRESNPGTFYNDESTDRSLAEMSSGSSGEDEDFKRFPQGKDGHDNLAFLMNYRKRKADSSSLSVCSNDSLDESKSSSSEVTSPEMCDFLPGDDASVSSSSKDERKIVPPLTVRLHTQSVSKCVTEDGRTVAVGDIVWGKIHGFPWWPARVLDINLSQKENGEPSWREAKVSWFGSPTTSFLSVSKLSPFSEFFKLRFNRKKKGMYRKAITEAAKAVEHLTPEIRDLLTQFET, from the exons atggccgaggcggcggcggaggcgggggcgCCGTCGCCGCGGGTGGGCGCGTGGCTGCCGGTGCTGGTGGAGCAGATGGTGAACGACACGCTGGTGGTCACGCTGAGCTGCGGAGAGCGCCGCTTCACCGGCGTCCTGCTCGACTGCACCAAGAA ATCCGGATTGTTCTGTCTCCCGTCCTCCTTCCCCAAGCACGAGGACCCTCCTGCTGACGCTTGCGCTAACGGAGTTGCTGACGGAGGAGATGCTGTGCAGGGTGAGACGGAGCCGCAGCCCGCTGGTGAAAAGCCTCCCAAAGGAAACGGTGATGAGCAAGTaccccccctcctgcctcccccgccgcccggcagcctTCCTCCTTACCCCCCCTACTTCGAGGGAGCTCCCTTTCCTCGTCCGCTATGGCTACGGCACACGTACAACCAGTGGGTTCCTCAGCCACCGCCACGGACTATAAAGAGGACGAGGAGGCGCTTGTCGCGGAATAGAGACCCGGGAAGGCTCATCATGAGCACTATCAGGCTGCGGCCAAGGCAGGTGCTCTGTGAGAAGTGTAAAAACACTCTGAACCCTGAGGATGCGAACACAGCTAGGCAGAACGCTAAAACCAGGAGGAAGCTGAGCATTCAggacaaagagcagaaaaagcacagTGACTCCGACTACCcggagaaaaggaacaaaagagaaaagagagaggatgACAAGTTTTCTGGGGAACTAGTACATCGAACACCAGTTATAAAAATATCCTACAGTACTCCACAAGGGAAAGGCGAAGTTGTAAAAATCCCTTCCCGGGTTCACGGTTCAGTCAAACCGTTTTGTCCAGAGCGAATATTGCAGAACGGAGGGGAGGACCAAGAGGAGACCAGAGACTCTGAACGGTGTCGAGAAACCAAATGTTTAATGGACAAGTCAGCAGGCAGCCAGCTTGCTTCCATTCCAAAACTGAAGCTCACGCGGCCCGTGCATTCCAGTGCGGATGTCCCACCCCCAAAGATACGGCTGAAGCCCCATCGCATAAATGATGGTCAGAGTGTTTCAATTTATAAGGCAGAACTTATTGATGAAATAAATGTTCTTCAGAACAGCAGGGAGTCCAATCCTGGCACATTTTACAATGATGAATCCACAGACAGAAGTTTAGCTGAGATGTCTTCAGGGAGTTCAGGTGAAGATGAGGACTTTAAAAGATTTCCCCAAGGTAAAGATGGACATGATAACTTGGCTTTCCTTATGAATTATcgtaaaagaaaagcagattcttCTAGCTTATCAGTGTGTAGTAATGACAGTCTAGACGAATCCAAGTCTTCTAGTTCAGAAGTAACATCACCAGAAATGTGTGACTTTTTGCCTGGTGATGATGCATCCGTCTCCTCATCTTCAAAAGATGAGCGTAAAATTGTGCCGCCACTAACAGTTAGACTGCATACCCAAAGTGTGTCTAAATGTGTCACAGAAGATGGAAGAACTGTTGCAGTGGGGGATATTGTTTGGGGTAAAATTCATGGTTTTCCATGGTGGCCAGCACGTGTTCTTGACATAAACCTTAGCCAGAAGGAAAACGGGGAACCTTCGTGGCGAGAAGCTAAAGTATCATGGTTTGGTTCTCCAACGACTTCATTCTTATCTGTTTCAaaactctctcctttctctgaatttttcaaaCTGAGATTTAATCGCAAGAAGAAAGGGATGTATCGGAAAGCTATCACAGAAGCTGCAAAGGCAGTAGAGCATCTGACTCCAGAAATAAGAGATCTCTTAACACAGTTTGAGACATAA